Proteins from a genomic interval of Anaerohalosphaeraceae bacterium:
- a CDS encoding ROK family transcriptional regulator yields the protein MEKTAINSKAAGRRNEKVVLSLLARHGPLSQSQICQMTHLGSSTVSTIVSRLREKEWIHETPFPSGKRGAKPVLIRINPQGGHLIAAEINPHTIRLGLFDFHCQLTEQIAIALGTDHSVENVLRLLEINIRGLVSKAGIRPDRILGIAVTLSGSITPAGVVELSSPLGWKTVPLQRLLQSRFDWPVEIYSTKVRLLAEIRLQPSLQSKNIIYFNIADGVGSTLLIDGKLVYGATRRSGEIGHITVMPDGPLCGCGHRGCLEALISGPAVLRKLRQELAEGCSSLLQQRLPAVRSPEQAVEELAWAANQQDPYALSVRDFIADHLCYAAAAAVNLFDPDVLILAGYVSQPFLPYFTKRLQDWFVEHVYDFASRTIEIIPARAGKEALIQGAAAALFQNALSPV from the coding sequence ATGGAAAAAACAGCCATTAATTCCAAGGCGGCCGGACGCCGAAACGAGAAAGTGGTACTCTCCCTTCTGGCCAGGCACGGTCCCCTGTCCCAAAGTCAAATCTGCCAAATGACTCATTTGGGAAGCTCGACCGTCAGCACCATCGTCAGCCGACTTCGAGAAAAAGAGTGGATTCATGAAACCCCCTTTCCCAGCGGAAAACGCGGCGCCAAACCCGTCCTTATCCGCATCAATCCTCAGGGAGGACATTTAATCGCCGCCGAAATCAATCCGCACACCATTCGGCTCGGGCTGTTTGATTTTCATTGTCAGCTGACCGAACAAATCGCCATTGCTCTCGGTACAGACCATTCTGTAGAGAATGTTCTGCGTCTGCTTGAAATCAATATCCGAGGGCTGGTCAGCAAAGCCGGCATTCGTCCCGACAGAATCCTCGGCATCGCCGTCACTCTCAGCGGCTCCATCACCCCCGCCGGCGTCGTCGAACTGTCCAGCCCCCTCGGCTGGAAAACGGTCCCTCTTCAACGGCTCCTCCAAAGCCGCTTTGACTGGCCGGTGGAAATCTACTCCACCAAAGTTCGGCTTCTGGCGGAAATCCGCCTTCAGCCCTCTCTCCAATCCAAAAACATTATCTATTTCAATATCGCCGACGGCGTCGGTTCCACCCTCTTAATAGACGGAAAACTCGTTTACGGAGCCACCCGCCGAAGCGGAGAAATCGGACACATCACAGTCATGCCCGATGGTCCTTTGTGCGGCTGCGGGCACAGGGGCTGCCTGGAGGCCCTGATTTCCGGACCTGCCGTCCTTCGAAAATTGCGGCAGGAACTCGCCGAAGGGTGCTCCTCTCTTCTGCAGCAGCGGCTCCCCGCTGTCCGCTCTCCGGAACAGGCCGTTGAAGAGCTGGCCTGGGCCGCCAACCAACAAGACCCTTATGCCCTGTCGGTCCGTGACTTTATCGCCGACCACCTCTGCTATGCCGCTGCCGCTGCCGTCAATCTATTCGATCCGGATGTGCTGATTCTCGCCGGCTATGTCAGCCAGCCCTTCCTCCCCTATTTTACAAAACGCCTTCAGGACTGGTTCGTCGAACATGTCTATGACTTTGCCTCCAGAACCATCGAAATCATCCCCGCCCGAGCCGGCAAAGAAGCACTCATTCAGGGTGCTGCCGCCGCCCTCTTTCAAAATGCACTTTCCCCTGTCTGA
- a CDS encoding SDR family oxidoreductase — translation MADWFNVKDKCVVITGGAGILCGAIAEDLAAAGAKVCIADYDEMRAKELAQKIESQGHFAMPLRINVLDKKEIQEAFSCARETMGRVDVLINGAGGNKKEATTSEQMPFFDLPEEALRSVFELNFMGTFLPSQIFGRYFAQEKRGVILNISSMSAFSPLTKVVGYSAAKAAVSNFTEWLAVHMCQNYSPQIRVNAIAPGFFLTQQNRFLLTDEKTGALTPRGQTIIAHTPMGRFGSPEELCGTVRWLISDASRFVTGVVVPIDGGFNAFSGV, via the coding sequence ATGGCGGATTGGTTTAATGTGAAAGATAAATGTGTGGTGATTACCGGCGGGGCGGGGATTTTGTGCGGGGCGATTGCGGAGGATTTGGCGGCGGCCGGGGCAAAGGTCTGCATTGCGGACTATGATGAGATGCGAGCGAAGGAGTTGGCCCAGAAGATTGAATCGCAGGGGCATTTTGCGATGCCGCTTCGCATCAATGTTCTGGACAAAAAAGAGATTCAGGAGGCGTTTTCCTGTGCCAGGGAGACGATGGGGCGTGTGGATGTGCTGATTAACGGCGCCGGCGGGAATAAAAAGGAAGCGACCACGTCGGAGCAAATGCCGTTTTTTGACCTGCCGGAGGAGGCGCTTCGCTCGGTTTTCGAATTGAATTTTATGGGGACATTTCTGCCTTCTCAGATTTTTGGGCGGTATTTTGCTCAGGAAAAGAGAGGGGTCATTCTGAATATTTCGAGTATGAGCGCATTCAGCCCTCTTACGAAAGTGGTCGGTTATTCGGCGGCCAAGGCGGCAGTGAGCAATTTTACGGAATGGCTGGCGGTGCATATGTGTCAGAATTATTCACCCCAGATTCGCGTGAATGCGATTGCGCCGGGCTTTTTCCTGACGCAGCAGAACCGATTTTTGCTGACGGATGAGAAGACCGGGGCCCTGACGCCGCGGGGACAGACGATTATTGCTCATACGCCGATGGGACGGTTCGGCAGCCCGGAGGAGCTGTGCGGGACGGTCCGCTGGCTCATCAGCGACGCCTCCCGCTTTGTAACCGGTGTGGTGGTGCCGATTGACGGCGGCTTTAATGCATTCAGCGGTGTTTAG